From the genome of Fusarium keratoplasticum isolate Fu6.1 chromosome 11, whole genome shotgun sequence, one region includes:
- a CDS encoding Chitin synthase codes for MVFNEHGQPNYDAPREMQDLPAGQAYHFGGPPPEEPGDPTRQPLQPLQPLHDPYSPVYDQFTPPGTHHGVTQPPATDFGNITPPPGINNPVPGENDSSRDLLHDPYGHGGFGGYGHDPNRLGSPNSEYDVEASRLAESRLSVIRRAATMQSFDQNESLSVPGFVQGRPDSAFHDPEESWMERQQQQPLTRGLTRSRTRKVKLVQGSVLSIDYPVPSAIKNAIEPRYRDAPGSVQEEFTKMRYTAATCDPNDFTLRNGFNLRPRMYNRHTELLIAITYYNEDKVLLARTLHGTMQNIRDIVNLKRSKFWNKGGPAWQKIVVCLVFDGIDKVDKNVFDVLATVGIYQDGVIKKDVNGKETVAHIFEYTSQISVTPDQQLVRPSHDKPHRNLPPVQFIFCLKQKNSKKINSHRWLFNAFGRILNPEVAILIDAGTKPGPRALLSLWEAFYNDRDLGGACGEIHAMLGKRGINLLNPLVAVQNFEYKISNVLDKPLESAFGYVSVLPGAFSAYRFRAIMGRPLEQYFHGDHTLSKQLGKKGIDGMNIFKKNMFLAEDRILCFELVAKASQKWHLNYVKASKGETDVPEGAAEFISQRRRWLNGSFAASLYSLMHFGRLYRSGHSIIRLFFLHIQLFYNFFNVLFSWFSLAAYYLTTTIIMKLVGTPQVLSGYHGWPFGDTATPIVNVLIKYIYVAFLVLQFVLALGNRPKGSKYSYIASFMVFGLIQLYLLVLTGYLVYRAFTTTPIEEQISFASGQAFWDSFFGGGSGIAGLIVIALVTIYGLNYIASFLYLDPWHMFHSFPQYMILMSTYINILMVYAFNNWHDVSWGTKGSDTAEALPSAKVIKNEKEAVVEEIEQEQEDIDSKFEKTVWRALAPMSEMNQEEPEKKDVEDSYKSFRTGLVILWLLCNIVLIVFVTTDDFITLGVSKAADVRTPMYFRFLLYATAVLSIIRFAGFLWYIGRTGIMCCIARR; via the exons CCCCCAGGTATCAACAATCCTGTACCCGGGGAAAACGACTCTTCTCGAGATCTCCTCCATGATCCCTACGGCCACGGCGGCTTTGGCGGTTACGGCCATGACCCCAATCGCCTGGGGTCCCCGAACTCGGAATATGACGTCGAGGCTTCGAGATTGGCAGAGTCGAGACTCTCGGTCATTCGAAGAGCTGCCACCATGCAGTCTTTTGACCAGAACGAGTCCCTCTCGGTGCCAGGCTTTGTGCAGGGACGTCCAGACTCGGCGTTTCACGACCCAGAGGAGAGCTGGATGGagcgacagcagcagcagccccTCACCCGCGGCCTCACCCGATCGCGAAcccgcaaggtcaagctcgTCCAGGGCTCCGTCCTAAGCATCGACTACCCCGTCCCCAGCGCCATCAAGAACGCCATCGAGCCGCGGTACAGAGACGCCCCGGGGAGCGTGCAGGAGGAATTCACAAAGATGCGCTACACGGCCGCCACGTGCGATCCCAACGATTTCACCCTGCGCAACGGCTTCAACCTCCGCCCGCGCATGTACAACCGCCACACGGAGCTGTTGATCGCCATCACGTATTACAACGAGGACAAGGTGCTCCTCGCCCGCACGCTCCACGGAACGATGCAAAACATCCGGGACATTGTGAACCTCAAGCGCTCCAAGTTCTGGAACAAGGGAGGCCCCGCGTGGCAAAAGATTGTCGTCTGTCTCGTCTTTGACGGTATCGATAAGGTCGATAAAAACGTCTTTGACGTGCTGGCCACGGTCGGCATCTACCAAGACGGCGTCATCAAAAAGGACGTCAACGGGAAGGAAACAGTTGCCCACATCTTTGAGTACACGAGTCAAATCTCAGTCACGCCAGACCAGCAGCTCGTCCGACCCTCGCACGACAAGCCGCACCGTAACCTCCCGCCCGTGCAGTTCATCTTCTGTCTCAAGCAAAAGAACAGCAAAAAGATTAATTCGCATCGATGGCTGTTTAACGCATTTGGTCGCATTTTGAACCCCGAGGTCGCTATCCTCATCGACGCTGGAACGAAGCCCGGTCCGAGAGCCTTGTTGTCTCTGTGGGAAGCCTTTTACAACGATCGCGACCTTGGCGGAGCCTGTGGAGAGATCCACGCCATGTTGGGCAAGCGAGGCATCAACCTCCTAAATCCCCTCGTCGCGGTGCAGAATTTCGAGTACAAGATTTCCAACGTGCTCGATAAACCCCTAGAAAGCGCCTTTGGCTACGTGAGTGTCCTTCCGGGTGCCTTTTCTGCCTACCGCTTCCGCGCCATCATGGGCCGACCGCTGGAACAGTATTTCCACGGAGATCACACGCTCTCGAAGCAGCTGGGCAAGAAAGGAATCGACGGTATGAACATtttcaagaagaacatgttCCTTGCCGAGGACAGAATCCTCTGCTTCGAATTGGTCGCCAAGGCGAGTCAGAAGTGGCATCTCAACTACGTCAAGGCGTCCAAGGGCGAGACCGACGTCCCAGAGGGCGCAGCCGAGTTTATCAGTCAACGACGAAGATGGCTCAACGGATCCTTTGCTGCGTCTCTCTATTCTCTGATGCATTTTGGTCGACTATATCGATCTGGTCATAGCATCATCCGACTCTTTTTCCTGCACATTCAACTCTTTTACAACTTCTTCAACGTCCTGTTCAGTTGGTTTTCACTGGCTGCGTATTACTTGACGacaaccatcatcatgaagctgGTCGGCACGCCTCAGGTTCTTTCAGGATACCACGGATGGCCATTCGGTGATACAGCAACgcccatcgtcaacgtcttGATCAAGTACATCTACGTCGCCTTCCTGGTTCTGCAattcgtcctcgccctcggaAACAGACCCAAGGGATCCAAGTACAGCTACATCGCATCCTTCATGGTTTTCGGTCTCATCCAGCTATATCTCCTCGTGCTTACCGGTTACCTCGTCTACCGAGCCTTCACCACCACGCCGATCGAGGAGCAGATTTCCTTCGCGTCCGGACAGGCCTTCTGGGATAGTTTCTTTGGCGGCGGTTCTGGTATTGCCGGTCTGATCGTCATCGCGCTTGTCACCATCTATGGTCTCAACTACATCGCCTCCTTCCTCTATCTCGACCCGTGGCACATGTTCCACTCGTTCCCCCAGTACATGATCCTCATGTCGACGTACATCAACATCCTGATGGTGTACGCCTTCAACAACTGGCACGATGTCTCGTGGGGAACCAAGGGCTCTGATACCGCTGAAGCTCTTCCTtctgccaaggtcatcaagaatgAAAAGGAGGCCGTCGTTGAAGAAATCGAGCAGGAACAGGAGGACATCGACAGCAAATTCGAAAAGACCGTTTGGCGAGCTCTGGCCCCCATGAGCGAAATGAACCAGGAAGagcccgagaagaaggacgtGGAGGATTCGTACAAGTCCTTCCGAACGGGCCTGGTTATTCTCTGGTTGCTCTGCAACATTGTCCTGATCGTCTTTGTCACGACGGACGATTTCATCACCCTCGGCGTCTCT AAAGCCGCCGACGTTCGAACGCCCATGTACTTCCGATTCCTCCTTTACGCAACAGCTGTGCTGTCCATCATCCGCTTCGCCGGTTTCCTCTGGTACATTGGCCGAACCGGCATCATGTGCTGCATCGCGAGAAGATAG